In Capsicum annuum cultivar UCD-10X-F1 unplaced genomic scaffold, UCD10Xv1.1 ctg4706, whole genome shotgun sequence, the genomic window CCCATACTatgggctcaacactctcacccttagaatcctcccactcattataccactaATTTGCAACTTCTTTAAGCTGACAGGCTGCTAACTCCACCCCttctacctcatctacatgcatcaccttgaagatcttctccatctcatccacaaactcctaTGGATTCTCCTTTACCTTGGTGCCAAAAAACttaggcgggttcattctcatgaactgacccaccctagtagccttAGATGTAACaaatgcagacccaacatcttccgtTCATTGAGTCTGTATGGCCACAAACTATGAAAGCATATGAATATACTGTATGAATTTTGCATTATATACCTCTTTTTAGCAAGGCTGGGTGCGGTTAGTCCCTATTCGGGGAGGTCAAGGTGCCCTGGGTAGGATGGTCTGAGTAGGTGGAACTCCCAGAGTAACATCAAATTCCAGAGTCTGAGCTCTATTTTGGGTACCCATCCCATGAGTGGGATGAATGGGCATTTTGATTGTTAGAGCGACGAGGAGGCATGGCTGTTTTTCTGAGATGCAAAAGATCATATGATTAGGTGACAGATTTGACTCTAAGGCATGAGCTAAATCACAAAGAGAAGAAACATTCCTACATTCCTagtagccttctgcttataagtgtgacgtgtttcacacccataaacaagactctacccggtgagatttcgcagacaccttgggaccatgaacaatgctctgataccaagtttgtcacgacccgaactggggccctatccatgacgagcatcccgaactatgaaggcttgtacacccttctaacttgtaatcacatacactgTTCATATATAAAAGAAAAGGCGAAAATACATAATGAAACAGAATTATGGTCATTAAATCTGAATTCAAATCATATTGAAAATTGCAATTCAAAGCACCTGAATGATATCTAActtagtctgtgaaatctctactacatgcaaAAACTCAACTGgttaaaaactgggacaaggcccttaGTAGACCAAAgcataataatgataaatgaatgaagtaaactaggccttctgaaatatagaaggctcaccacagAACACTACACTTCTTTCTGGAGAAAGATCTACTGCTTATcgggacccctagattgagccttaGAACCTGGAAGagagggggggtcaatacagatgtaccgGTATGCGAAGAGATCCAAAATAAAGATTGTATATAAACAAAATAGTTGAGatctagtcataaacatcatgagagatataatttcaaaacacatgggaatTTTTGAAAACATAAAGCCTTTCTGTCAATGAAatctattctttgtattacttctgagttaggtgacaCTCCCCTACAAGTAAAATGAACGCTAGTAGGCAATAAGTCGTAAGCAAAATCATGTTACATTTATCGGGAAAAGAATCTCTAACTTCGTAATCGACTCTAATATCATCATTGTTTTCATCATAACATTCTTGTTCAATGCAAAATACAGAAGTTTTATGGTAGAAACATTTGTAAAGGTATCTCAATATAAATTTGACATATCTACTTCTTCGGTTATGGCCATTACTAATTAGACAACGTCACGATATTATAGAAAATTACGTATCAATATAGAatcttaacaaaataaaaaataggcaCAATACCGCATGAACAGTACGATCAGAACATTTTTATACATTAACCAAAATCTTGACAACATACCTCTTTTTTTCGTGTCCGATAGTTTAAACTTTGAGAAATAAGACACTGCAATGATAGATTCCTTCGTGAAGTATTTACAATATGCATGATTTTGATGTAGAAGAAAGTTTTCTTAGAACCTTGGTTATTTCAAGATAGCCATAGatattgttgaattttgaaacaaataaCTTAAAAGGTGATCAACTTAAGAGGCAAAAAATCGTAGAAGTTGTAACTGATATTTTTTTTACGTAAAATTGTTTTACATCAGAAGAAGTTGtataagtttcaaattttaaaaatagatggAAGTTGGTAGTATATTAGGACTAAAACTCATctagataattattaaaatttgaatttaaaaaaaaaactgaaaactgtAAATTCTGTCaaaactttgaatttattttaaaatgttaaaagcaaatttaaaataatagtaaCTAATAACTACCCTAACTATATTTTGTCCTAAACTACCAAGTGACTTATTTTTGGGCTGTCACTTGGCTTAATGTAGAGGCTGTCTTCTcttttagtaatatatatatttttttgtattcacATGCCAAATGGCATTATTTAATTTGTTGTATTGAAACATCACCACAATTACACTACACAGAGTTTACATTTATAGCTGATTGTTAAAAtgtgtttaaatggtttaaattcaAGCAGTAGAAGTGTTCAATGAGTACAAGACCAGCAGTAAAGGTATTCAATAGGTACAAGTCtgagttgaggggtctaagtgaatttttgggataACTTAAAGTGGCCGTCGATGACTTAAGTCATGACTATTATTTTGTTAATGTTGTCTTCATGTAGTAGTACCAAGAACGTATTTAATCGCAAAACGCAaataacaaatttttcttttaaaactttTGTTAACTTAAATCGACTACACACGGTGTCCACTTTTATGCCTTTTGGAAATTCACCGAGAAAAATATAATTGCGAAATAACAAAAGAATCCTCCATTTTAAACCAACTATCATAGTGAAAATCTTGGTTtcacattaaatatataatacattAAGAAATAATAAGTAAACCATCCAAACAGTGTAAGACATCTTTATCTACTTATTGCATTGTGGCAGACATCTTTAATGCCCCACATATCTTggaaaatttatctttttcatctAAAATGAATAGCTTCTACACTTGGATAACAAACTGACAGCGACAATCTTTTTGTTTAATTGAAACGATAGTTTAGCTGTATTAATATTTATATGATGGAATAAATGAAGAAAGTTGTTTTGTCCTTTTTCCTTAGAAAaaagatttgaaagaaaaaatttctaGATGACCTCAGACATCTATATCTTGTACTTTGGGTGTgtacaagtagacacttaaactatCATAAAGTTAAACAGTTAAACACATGCACCCTAAGTGGCAAATCATGCGAGATGCACACGTCATTGTGTGAGATAATATCAGCCAAAATATATATGATCAAAATAGAGCCCTCTTTTTTGTGGTTTAACTCATGTATACCATTTGCATTCTCATTTTCAACAATGTGAGAGACACAACACAAGAATGTCAAGAAAAGTTGAATTCTTGATGTGCCCACACAAGCAAAACACACATTTGTGTCCACACTTTAGTATGTGCCGGAATGGAGGTAGAAGGTTGTCTGTGGATTCAACTGAACTTAGTAGCTTTAgtccaaattcaatatttttatttaaaaaatttactaaatatgtaCAAATTTAAATTCAGAACCAGGTTATCAACACCTAACACATGtcgctatttttgaattttaacccATAAAATTCAAGTTCAGACTCCCCGCTTCTCAAGATTCATTGTTAAGTTTTTATTGACAGTTTTACTTGCTTTAGATGAATTTGTGTAAAACATGTTAACACACAATCACGGTTTGCAAGACTTAGTTGATTTGGTTTGTTTGAAATGGTCAAGTCCTTGAGCCCTACATAAGCTGGAAAATAAATTAAGTTGGGGAACAATATTCAAAAAtgtatttaaaagaaaaatatccaaaaaaagaTATTCTTACAAATTATCACTATATAAAGTCTCAATACCACAGGTTACCAGCCATACCATTTTCCAACTAATTATTTATGcaattatggagaaaatattcACCTCATTTCTCTTGTTGCTTCACTATGTTACGGTTAATTCAGCCATGACCCAAACCAACATTACCACTGATCAATTGGCTCTTCTCGCTTTGAAATCCCAAATCATTTCAGACCTCTCTCTCTTCTTGGATTAACTTTGGTCTCCCACTACATCCGTTTTCCATTGGGTTGGAGTCACTTGTAGCTCTCATCACCAATGAGTGAATTCCTTGAATCTTTCTAACATGGCTCTTACGGGCAGGATTCCCCGGGAATTCGGAAACCTCTCATTTCTTATTTCTCTAGACTTGGGAAGCAACAATTTCCATGGAAATTTGCCTCAAGAAATGACATGCTTGCGCCGGcttaagtttcttgatttaagttTCACCAATTTCTGAGGGGAGGTTTCTTCTTGCTCTGGGTTTTTACACTGACTTCAAGTTCTAAATCTTAGGAATAATAGTTTCACTAGTTCCATCCCTTCTTCATTTTCTAATATATCCACACTTGATACTTTGAATCTGAATTTCAATTCCATAGAGGGCCAgataccaaaagtgattggaaACCTTAGAGAATTAAAGTTGAGCGGTAACAATCTCATAGGCTCTATTCCGCTGTCGCTCTCAAATGCCTCAAGGTTGGAGGCTTTAGATATATCTTATAATTCACTGCAAGGAAACATCCCAGAAGGGATCGGCAATCTTCACAACATGAACTGGTTGGTCATACAATATAATCAACTTACGGGTTCTATACCATTCatgattttcaatatttctagcaTCGAAGTCATTGCCTTTACATGGAATAGCTTATCAGGAAATCTCCCCAATGGTTTATGCAATGGTCTCCCAATACTCGAAGGGCTTTATCTGTCTGATAAAAACCTTCATGGTAATATGCCTGCAAGCTTATCAAATTGTTCACAACTTCAAATTTTGTCTTTATCAGAAAATGAGTTTGATGGACCAATACATAGTGAAATTGGAAGATTGAGTAACTTGCAGGTCTTGTCTCTCGGAACTAACCATTTTACTGGTACGTTTCACCTTATGAATACTAGCACTATTGTATCTTATTacttaagaattttattttattacaaatTAATTTCAGGGATAATTCCACAAGAAATTGGAAATCTTGTTAATTTGGTAGAGTTAACCATGGAGGATAATCAAATTACTGGCTCTGTCCCGATCTCCATGTTCAATATCTCATTGCTGCAAATTTTGTTGGCATGGCAGAACAATCTTAGAGGATTCTTACCACGGGAGACTGGGAACTTAAGAAAGATGCAACATCTACAGTTTAGTGGAAATACGCTTATTGGTAGATTTATATTCGAATAGTGTCTCATGTTAATTATTATAGATCCATTAGAACGATTAAAATCCTATGAATTTATGCATGTAATGAGTAATAAAATGTAACAATTATAAATAAATCTTCAAGTATGTGACAAGAAACACGACATAAGGAACGTATTTTAATGTCTAAAATTAATCTATTTTAAGAAATAACAAGTAAATTTGAACTCTTGTTGGTAGTTACCTAACTTCTAATAAAGTATTAGAAACCTGCACAATcagaaattcataaaattaaattaaggaatttaatggaggaaaaaatatataatgtgtaCATCCTTCTTAAGACTTTGATTAATAGCAATAGGAAAAAGAAGTATATAGCTATTACATAATTTTCTGAGTTCTTGTTGACACCTTCTCCCATaaccaattaaaattcaagagtcTTCTTATCGAGTCAAACGAAAGCATGAATCACATAGATAATCACATAGTTCATCAgacttgaatttattttttcGTCATGTGTTGACAGGTGAAATACCCAAAGAGATAAGAAATCTCGTTGAGTTGGAGCAACTTGATCTTACGGATAATAGTTTTATTGGTCGACTTGATATGGAGATCTTCAACATATTAGGGCTGAGAATAATTTATCTTTCATCCAATAATCTATCAGGAAGCCTCCCACCAAACTTAGATTCTATCTTACCCAACATTGAAAAGCTTTATCTAAACAGCTTAACCAATTTTGTTGGGACTATTCCTCATTCAATCtccaattgttcaaaacttactattcttgacctttcCTACAACAAACTCACTGGCTTGATTCCCAATTCTCTTGGATATTTGATTCATCAACACTTTCTAAATTTAGGGGGAAACAATTTAACCAGTGACTCATCATTAAGCATCCTAACTTCATTAACCAATTACAGAAATTTAACAACTGTTTCTATATCTTTAAACCCTCTAAACAACATGCTTCTAGTCTCTATAGGAACTTTTCCACATCTCTTATAAGATTTTACCCCAACAATTGCAATATCAAAGGGCGAACTCCAAATCATTTTTGGAACTTTAGCAGCTTATTAGACCTTGATCTTTCTGCAAACAGATTGGTTGGATCGATTCCCACAACAATTGGCAACTTGAGAAACCTTCAGCGCTTCGACTTTATTAACAACAAATTAACAGGATCTATTGGAGATATTACATCCCTTAGGGAGATACTTCTGGGTTCCAATAAATTAAGTTCCAATATACCACCAAGGTTAGGGAACCTTCAAGATCTAGTTGTTCTTGACTTATCATCAAACAACATGGTAGGTTCTTTACCTCCAGAAATTAGAAATCTAAAGGATGTAACAAAGATGGATCTGTCGATGAATCAATTCTCAAATGAAATTCCTAGAGAAATTGGAGGCTTGCAAAATTTGGCATACCTTTCTTTGAGACACAATAGGTTGCAAGGATCTATACCTGACTCAATGAGCAACatggtaggtttggaattcctagacCTTTCTTATAACAATATATATGGAACCATTCCCAAGTCTTTGGAGAAACTTcaaaacttgaaatatttcaatatttctgtcAACAAATTGTTCGGTGAAATTgttagcatgatgtaaatattgtatattaatgtaatcatatattgttgtatattagtgtaattacatagatttgatttagtagttaAAGAGAATAATAATGACTTTAGTAAGAGTAGATTTGGTGGGATAGAATAGCGGATTTAGAGGGATGGATCCTTAGGGATAGGAAGACGGATCTTTAGGGTtgtaatcattgaatattttctatttaatgacaagactctcaatattgagaggtgTTCAGCAgaaaattgacatggtatcaaagccttctCTTGGATGTCTTGTTTCATAAAGTTCATTTATGGtttctttcaaaatttattttgaaaattttggtttTCGTTGATTGTTCCTCGACAATTAACACCTAGGACTTTGATCTTGGTCATTTTGGTTGTTCTTTTTGAGTTAGTATTTCTAGTTTTCTTAATTATGAGTTCATATCAGTTTGAATCATCCAGTGTTCGTTTCACTAGAACGAATTTTTCATCAtgggatttttaatttttgttatttgtcaCCGGAAAAGAATTATGGGACCATATTGATGGAGCCGATCCTGCTCCTACTAATCCTACAAAGTTAGGTGAATGGTAGATTAAAGATGCTTGGGCGATGACATGGCTTTTAGGGTCAATTGACCCTCTTATTGTTTCTAATCTCTGGACTTACAAGACAGCTAAGGCCCTGTGGGATTATTTACAAAAGGTTTACAACCAAGATAATAGTGCCCGACGCTTTTACTTGGAGTATGAAATTGCTAATTACTCTCAAGGAGGTCTTTCTATTTAGGATTATTATTCTGGATTTCAGAACTTATGAGCTGAATTTACAGGTATTGTTTATGCCAAAATACCTTCCGAATCTCTCTGTAATCATGAGCAAAGCAAGAGAGATTATTTTTTGATGAAGTTACACTCTGAGTTTGAGAGTGTTCTCTCTAACTTGAAGAGTCGTGACCCGTCTCCCTCCCTAGATGTTTGTTTTAGGGAATTGCTTCGTGAAGAGCAGCGTTATGTCACACAAAATGCTTTCAAAAGAGGAAATGATGTCGCTATTGCATTTGCTGCTCAAGGTAAAGGTATGAGTAGGGATATGAATAGAAATCAATGCTAAAATTGCAAGGAATATGACCATATTGCTATAAATTGTGGCAAGAAGTTTTGTAATTATTGTAAACAACAAGGACACATTATCACAGAGTGTCCCACATGCCCTAAGAATCGTAAGGTAAATAATTTTCATGCAGCAATAAATGGTTCCACTCTTTAGAACTCATCTTCAGGACCTTTAGGACAAGTTCTTACTCCTGAAATGGTACAATAAATGATCGTATNNNNNNNNNNNNNNNNNNNNNNNNNNNNNNNNNNNNNNNNNNNNNNNNNNNNNNNNNNNNNNNNNNNNNNNNNNNNNNNNNNNNNNNNNNNNNNNNNNNNNNNNNNNNNNNNNNNNNNNNNNNNNNNNNNNNNNNNNNNNNNNNNNNNNNNNNNNNNNNNNNNNNNNNNNNNNNNNNNNNNNNNNNNNNNNNNNNNNNNNNNNNNNNNNNNNNNNNNNNNNNNNNNNNNNNNNNNNNNNNNNNNNNNNNNNNNNNNNNNNNNNNNNNNNNNNNNNNNNNNNNNNNNNNNNNNNNNNNNNNNNNNNNNNNNNNNNNNNNNNNNNNNNNNNNNNNNNNNNNNNNNNNNNNNNNNNNNNNNNNNNNNNNNNNNNNNNNNNNNNNNNNNNNNNNNNNNNNNNNNNNNNNNNNNNNNNNNNNNNNNNNNNNNNNNNNNNNNNNNNNNNNNNNNNNNNNNNNNNNNNNNNNNNNNNNNNNNNNNNNNNNNNNNNNNNNNNNNNNNNNNNNNNNNNNNNNNNNNNNNNNNNNNNNNNNNNNNNNNNNNNNNNNNNNNNNNNNNNNNNNNNNNNNNNNNNNNNNNNNNNNNNNNNNNNNNNNNNNNNNNNNNNNNNNNNNNNNNNNNNNNNNNNNNNNNNNNNNNNNNNNNNNNNNNNNNNNNNNNNNNNNNNNNNNNNNNNNNNNNNNNNNNNNNNNNNNNNNNNNNNNNNNNNNNNNNNNNNNNNNNNNNNNNNNNNNNNNNNNNNNNNNNNNNNNNNNNNNNNNNNNNNNNNNNNNNNNNNNNNNNNNNNNNNNNNNNNNNNNNNNNNNNNNNNNNNNNNNNNNNNNNNNNNNNNNNNNNNNNNNNNNNNNNNNNNNNNNNNNNNNNNNNNNNNNNNNNNNNNNNNNNNNNNNNNNNNNNNNNNNNNNNNNNNNNNNNNNNNNNNNNNNNNNNNNNNNNNNNNNNNNNNNNNNNNNNNNNNNNNNNNNNNNNNNNNNNNNNNNNNNNNNNNNNNNNNNNNNNNNNNNNNNNNNNNNNNNNNNNNNNNNNNNNNNNNNNNNNNNNNNNNNNNNNNNNNNNNNNNNNNNNNNNNNNNNNNNNNNNNNNNNNNNNNNNNNNNNNNNNNNNNNNNNNNNNNNNNNNNNNNNNNNNNNNNNNNNNNNNNNNNNNNNNNNNNNNNNNNNNNNNNNNNNNNNNNNNNNNNNNNNNNNNNNNNNNNNNNNNNNNNNNNNNNNNNNNNNNNNNNNNNNNNNNNNNNNNNNNNNNNNNNNNNNNNNNNNNNNNNNNNNNNNNNNNNNNNNNNNNNNNNNNNNNNNNNNNNNNNNNNNNNNNNNNNNNNNNNNNNNNNNNNNNNNNNNNNNNNNNNNNNNNNNNNNNNNNNNNNNNNNNNNNNNNNNNNNNNNNNNNNNNNNNNNNNNNNNNNNNNNNNNNNNNNNNNNNNNNNNNNNNNNNNNNNNNNNNNNNNNNNNNNNNNNNNNNNNNNNNNNNNNNNNNNNNNNNNNNNNNNNNNNNNNNNNNNNNNNNNNNNNNNNNNNNNNNNNNNNNNNNNNNNNNNNNNNNNNNNNNNNNNNNNNNNNNNNNNNNNNNNNNNNNNNNNNNNNNNNNNNNNNNNNNNNNNNNNNNNNNNNNNNNNNNNNNNNNNNNNNNNNNNNNNNNNNNNNNNNNNNNNNNNNNNNNNNNNNNNNNNNNNNNNNNNNNNNNNNNNNNNNNNNNNNNNNNNNNNNNNNNNNNNNNNNNNNNNNNNNNNNNNNNNNNNNNNNNNNNNNNNNNNNNNNNNNNNNNNNNNNNNNNNNNNNNNNNNNNNNNNNNNNNNNNNNNNNNNNNNNNNNNNNNNNNNNNNNNNNNNNNNNNNNNNNNNNNNNNNNNNNNNNNNNNNNNNNNNNNNNNNNNNNNNNNNNNNNNNNNNNNNNNNNNNNNNNNNNNNNNNNNNNNNNNNNNNNNNNNNNNNNNNNNNNNNNNNNNNNNNNNNNNNNNNNNNNNNNNNNNNNNNNNNNNNNNNNNNNNNNNNNNNNNNNNNNNNNNNNNNNNNNNNNNNNNNNNNNNNNNNNNNNNNNNNNNNNNNNNNNNNNNNNNNNNNNNNNNNNNNNNNNNNNNNNNNNNNNNNNNNNNNNNNNNNNNNNNNNNNNNNNNNNNNNNNNNNNNNNNNNNNNNNNNNNNNNNNNNNNNNNNNNNNNNNNNNNNNNNNNNNNNNNNNNNNNNNNNNNNNNNNNNNNNNNNNNNNNNNNNNNNNNNNNNNNNNNNNNNNNNNNNNNNNNNNNNNNNNNNNNNNNNNNNNNNNNNNNNNNNNNNNNNNNNNNNNNNNNNNNNNNNNNNNNNNNNNNNNNNNNNNNNNNNNNNNNNNNNNNNNNNNNNNNNNNNNNNNNNNNNNNNNNNNNNNNNNNNNNNNNNNNNNNNNNNNNNNNNNNNNNNNNNNNNNNNNNNNNNNNNNNNNNNNNNNNNNNNNNNNNNNNNNNNNNNNNNNNNNNNNNNNNNNNNNNNNNNNNNNNNNNNNNNNNNNNNNNNNNNNNNNNNNNNNNNNNNNNNNNNNNNNNNNNNNNNNNNNNNNNNNNNNNNNNNNNNNNNNNNNNNNNNNNNNNNNNNNNNNNNNNNNNNNNNNNNNNNNNNNNNNNNNNNNNNNNNNNNNNNNNNNNNNNNNNNNNNNNNNNNNNNNNNNNNNNNNNNNNNNNNNNNNNNNNNNNNNNNNNNNNNNNNNNNNNNNNNNNNNNNNNNNNNNNNNNNNNNNNNNNNNNNNNNNNNNNNNNNNNNNNNNNNNNNNNNNNNNNNNNNNNNNNNNNNNNNNNNNNNNNNNNNNNNNNNNNNNNNNNNNNNNNNNNNNNNNNNNNNNNNNNNNNNNNNNNNNNNNNNNNNNNNNNNNNNNNNNNNNNNNNNNNNNNNNNNNNNNNNNNNNNNNNNNNNNNNNNNNNNNNNNNNNNNNNNNNNNNNNNNNNNNNNNNNNNNNNNNNNNNNNNNNNNNNNNNNNNNNNNNNNNNNNNNNNNNNNNNNNNNNNNNNNNNNNNNNNNNNNNNNNNNNNNNNNNNNNNNNNNNNAAAtcagatttttagaatttgaaactagaatgatgaATGTTTCATAACAggataaaattaggcataaagagagatTAGGTGGTTCTCCAAATAAGGCATGAGTTcaaacaactcattgcccaaatccgtgttttgtcgatacgggtatattattgTACGTTGGCGACGGTCCTGTGGCGTAGTaaattcagagactccaacccttgcggtaaaCTTTGGTAGGGAACTTCCCCACCAAGTTAATGGTGAATTCCATATAgtccatggaatatcagacttgtaggggagtgtcacctaactcagaagtaatacaaagaatagattgcattga contains:
- the LOC107868263 gene encoding leucine-rich repeat receptor-like serine/threonine-protein kinase RGI4, whose translation is MNWLVIQYNQLTGSIPFMIFNISSIEVIAFTWNSLSGNLPNGLCNGLPILEGLYLSDKNLHGNMPASLSNCSQLQILSLSENEFDGPIHSEIGRLSNLQVLSLGTNHFTGIIPQEIGNLVNLVELTMEDNQITGSVPISMFNISLLQILLAWQNNLRGFLPRETGNLRKMQHLQFSGNTLIGEIPKEIRNLVELEQLDLTDNSFIGRLDMEIFNILGLRIIYLSSNNLSGSLPPNLDSILPNIEKLYLNSLTNFVGTIPHSISNCSKLTILDLSYNKLTGLIPNSLGYLIHQHFLNLGGNNLTSDSSLSILTSLTNYRNLTTVSISLNPLNNMLLVSIGTFPHLL